One Euphorbia lathyris chromosome 1, ddEupLath1.1, whole genome shotgun sequence DNA segment encodes these proteins:
- the LOC136226000 gene encoding serine/arginine-rich splicing factor RS40-like isoform X1: protein MRPIFCGNFEYDARQSELERLFRRYGRVERVDMKSGFAFIYMEDERDAEDAIRGLDRIEFGRKGRRLRVEWTKQERGIRRPGSSSRRSSGSTRPSKTLFVINFDPHHTRTKDLERHFEPYGRIVSVRIRRNFAFVQYETQEDATKALEATNMSKLVDRVISVEYAVRDDDEKRNGYSPDRGRDRSPDRRSHDRRRSPSPYRRERGSPDYGRGPSPGPYRRERASPDYGRRRSPSPYKKERGSPDYGRGTSRSPYRRERAGSDHGRGPSRSPFRRERVTPDNGRDQSASPYQRERRSPDKVRESTRSPYARERTNTDNGRGSSRSPYEREGLSPENGRRISPNSIPEERDSPIDGAAESPVNDRFNSRSPAADE, encoded by the exons ATGAGGCCTATTTTCTGTGGGAACTTTGAGTATGATGCCCGGCAGTCTGAACTCGAACGACTTTTCAGACGTTATGGTAGAGTTGAAAGAGTGGATATGAAATCTG GATTTGCATTTATATACATGGAAGATGAGAGAGATGCAGAGGATGCTATTCGAGGACTTGACAGAATAGAATTTGGCCGCAAGGGTCGCAGGCTTCGTGTTGAATGGACAAAA CAAGAACGGGGAATTAGACGGCCTGGTAGTAGTTCAAGAAGATCTTCAGGCAGTACTAGACCGTCGAAGACTTTGTTTGTCATTAACTTTGATCCACATCATACTAGGACAAAGGATTTGGAGAGGCACTTTGAGCCATATGGCAGAATTGTGAGCGTGAGGATTAGAAGGAATTTTGCATTTGTTCAGTATGAAACGCAAGAGGACGCCACAAAGGCATTGGAAGCTACAAATATGAG CAAGTTGGTGGATAGAGTTATTTCAGTGGAATATGCTGTTCGAGATGATGATGAAAAGAGGAACGGGTACAGCCCTGATAGAGGTCGAGATAGGTCACCTGACAGGCGAAGCCATGATAGGAGGAGGTCTCCAAGCCCATACCGAAGAGAAAGAGGAAGCCCTGATTATGGCCGTGGCCCTAGCCCTGGACCTTACAGGAGAGAGAGAGCTAGCCCAGACTATGGTCGTCGTCGCAGCCCAAGTCCATACAAGAAAGAGAGGGGCAGCCCAGACTATGGTAGAGGCACCAGCCGTAGCCcttataggagagagagggctGGTAGTGACCATGGACGTGGTCCCAGCCGTAGCCCGTTTCGCAGAGAAAGAGTCACTCCTGACAATGGACGTGACCAGAGTGCCAGCCCTTACCAAAGGGAGCGAAGAAGCCCAGACAAAGTTCGTGAAAGTACCCGTAGTCCATATGCGAGAGAGAGGACCAACACTGACAATGGACGTGGTTCCAGCCGTAGTCCGTATGAAAGGGAGGGGTTGAGCCCTGAAAATGGTCGGCGAATCAGTCCAAATTCCATTCCTGAGGAGAGGGACAGCCCGATTGATGGTGCAGCTGAAAGCCCTGTGAATGATAGATTCAACAG TCGTTCACCTGCAGCTGATGAGTGA
- the LOC136226000 gene encoding serine/arginine-rich splicing factor RS40-like isoform X2, whose product MEDERDAEDAIRGLDRIEFGRKGRRLRVEWTKQERGIRRPGSSSRRSSGSTRPSKTLFVINFDPHHTRTKDLERHFEPYGRIVSVRIRRNFAFVQYETQEDATKALEATNMSKLVDRVISVEYAVRDDDEKRNGYSPDRGRDRSPDRRSHDRRRSPSPYRRERGSPDYGRGPSPGPYRRERASPDYGRRRSPSPYKKERGSPDYGRGTSRSPYRRERAGSDHGRGPSRSPFRRERVTPDNGRDQSASPYQRERRSPDKVRESTRSPYARERTNTDNGRGSSRSPYEREGLSPENGRRISPNSIPEERDSPIDGAAESPVNDRFNSRSPAADE is encoded by the exons ATGGAAGATGAGAGAGATGCAGAGGATGCTATTCGAGGACTTGACAGAATAGAATTTGGCCGCAAGGGTCGCAGGCTTCGTGTTGAATGGACAAAA CAAGAACGGGGAATTAGACGGCCTGGTAGTAGTTCAAGAAGATCTTCAGGCAGTACTAGACCGTCGAAGACTTTGTTTGTCATTAACTTTGATCCACATCATACTAGGACAAAGGATTTGGAGAGGCACTTTGAGCCATATGGCAGAATTGTGAGCGTGAGGATTAGAAGGAATTTTGCATTTGTTCAGTATGAAACGCAAGAGGACGCCACAAAGGCATTGGAAGCTACAAATATGAG CAAGTTGGTGGATAGAGTTATTTCAGTGGAATATGCTGTTCGAGATGATGATGAAAAGAGGAACGGGTACAGCCCTGATAGAGGTCGAGATAGGTCACCTGACAGGCGAAGCCATGATAGGAGGAGGTCTCCAAGCCCATACCGAAGAGAAAGAGGAAGCCCTGATTATGGCCGTGGCCCTAGCCCTGGACCTTACAGGAGAGAGAGAGCTAGCCCAGACTATGGTCGTCGTCGCAGCCCAAGTCCATACAAGAAAGAGAGGGGCAGCCCAGACTATGGTAGAGGCACCAGCCGTAGCCcttataggagagagagggctGGTAGTGACCATGGACGTGGTCCCAGCCGTAGCCCGTTTCGCAGAGAAAGAGTCACTCCTGACAATGGACGTGACCAGAGTGCCAGCCCTTACCAAAGGGAGCGAAGAAGCCCAGACAAAGTTCGTGAAAGTACCCGTAGTCCATATGCGAGAGAGAGGACCAACACTGACAATGGACGTGGTTCCAGCCGTAGTCCGTATGAAAGGGAGGGGTTGAGCCCTGAAAATGGTCGGCGAATCAGTCCAAATTCCATTCCTGAGGAGAGGGACAGCCCGATTGATGGTGCAGCTGAAAGCCCTGTGAATGATAGATTCAACAG TCGTTCACCTGCAGCTGATGAGTGA